A window of Salmo trutta chromosome 31, fSalTru1.1, whole genome shotgun sequence contains these coding sequences:
- the LOC115169391 gene encoding EMILIN-3-like, which produces MRSRLPQAALQPFVLGLLLSLVDTKGTFYGTGHGNPFYGGGHGNRYNLYKSGVNSHYTPGKPMGRHKNHCAYVIQKNITCTMEDGMATYVKAEYTTKCIWGQKCPVVMYRTFYKPKYKVGYKRITELEWRCCPGYSGENCYDGPTSLPPFKGGAPHRAGIKGYPHGHPQPPLNHKPVPGGANLEPGSPFPSQPDSRPIPTGQLPTGNGKPNYGNKVGGDRLDRMEEDLLRLTQDLDILNGVMAGLEDRLRLSLREDTKNMLDSLLSTVPRLSDSSVGFGVIPDGTPDGLEGGEGFPGFGDLAGRVTEVKDELKAKGHVLEEIQGMVLGHEGQLKKLLEAATGRPITGSVSPSILEELLDAKLAGVRADILDGFERRLSGVENHCEERIGEVQRQCHNEHMNGQEHIQQTLDGKETGLREELGTLQAQIQGLTLTESCCGQQVNSLSQRMLMLEESVKGLTESQRELQAALTDQTIHIETLIEARLEDIDVRLNVTESGHVGVGKVPGGLDGFKTLLKDKLKSLEERVFVALEELSNATAPALLEGQVMPALETEIESVRRRVEGNLDCIQRKLTDLELLCTSSCSHATPPGGGARTGLVEECEAVEKKVSGRLDSHADQLDRLNTTLQTLLNRIAQEDEEGSVQGEITLLKINVNSVNRTLKGLRDSVSLFTKEVGHANATWTHNENQLATQVQGITQLVGHQAYLLGAGEHRLAQLKGELVSLRRRLAGELQGCRSTALGVQREVKEVDSRVAQVEGQWGSLGELADNLERIRTELERHSDSHLSQVKGTMASHSTQLAELKGEMKDCVGKGSANQRGDQ; this is translated from the exons ATGAGGTCCAGGTTGCCTCAAGCCGCTTTGCAGCCCTTTGTTCTAGGACTGTTGCTGTCACTGGTGGACACCAAAGGAACCTTCTATGGAACAGGCCATGGGAACCCGTTCTATGGAGGAGGCCATGGCAACAGATACAACCTGTACAAGTCTGGAGTCAACTCACACTACACCCCGGGCAAACCCATGGGCCGCCACAA AAACCACTGTGCGTATGTGATCCAGAAGAACATCACGTGTACGATGGAGGACGGCATGGCCACCTATGTGAAGGCAGAGTACACCACCAAGTGCATCTGGGGGCAGAAGTGTCCTGTCGTCAT GTACCGGACCTTCTACAAGCCTAAGTATAAGGTGGGCTATAAGAGAATTACTGAGCTGGAATGGAGGTGTTGTCCTGGCTACTCTGGGGAGAACTGCTACGATGGACCCACCTCTCTGCCCCCCTTCAAAGGGGGTGCCCCACACCGAGCAGGGATCAAGGGGTACCCCCATGGGCACCCCCAACCTCCCCTGAACCACAAACCTGTCCCTGGTGGGGCTAATCTGGAGCCAGGGAGCCCCTTCCCAAGTCAGCCTGATAGCAGACCCATCCCCACTGGACAACTGCCCACCGGGAATGGCAAACCCAACTATG gtaATAAAGTTGGTGGAGACCGTCTAGATCGTATGGAGGAGGACCTGCTTCGTCTGACCCAGGATCTGGACATTCTGAACGGGGTGATGGCCGGCCTAGAAGACCGCCTGCGCCTCTCTCTCCGGGAGGACACAAAAAATATGCTGGACTCCCTGCTCTCCACCGTCCCCCGTCTTTCAGACTCCTCTGTTGGCTTTGGGGTGATCCCAGACGGGACCCCAGATGgcctggaggggggagagggattcCCTGGGTTTGGAGACCTGGCTGGGAGGGTGACAGAGGTGAAGGATGAGCTCAAAGCTAAAGGACATGTGCTTGAGGAGATACAG GGCATGGTTCTGGGCCATGAAGGGCAGCTGAAAAAGCTGTTGGAAGCTGCGACTGGCAGGCCCATCACTGGGtcagtctctccctccatcctggaGGAGCTGCTGGATGCTAAACTAGCAGGTGTCCGCGCTGACATCCTGGACGGCTTCGAGAGGCGTCTGTCTGGCGTGGAGAACCACTgtgaggagaggataggagaggtcCAGAGACAGTGCCATAATGAACACATGAACGGCCAGGAGCACATACAGCAGACTCTGGACGGCAAAGAAACTGGACTGAGAGAGGAGCTGGGTACTCTGCAGGCACAGATACAGGGACTCACCCTCACTGAGAGCTGCTGTGGACAG CAGGTGAACAGCCTGTCGCAGAGGATGTTGATGCTGGAGGAGTCAGTGAAGGGGTTAACAGAGTCCCAGCGGGAGCTTCAGGCTGCTCTCACTGACCAGACCATCCACATTGAGACCCTGATAGAGGCCCGTCTGGAAGACATAGATGTCAGGCTCAATGTCACCGAGTCTGGGCATGTAGGGGTTGGCAAGGTGCCTGGGGGTCTGGACGGCTTCAAGACCTTGTTGAAGGACAAGCTGAAGTCCCTGGAGGAGAGGGTGTTTGTGGCTTTGGAGGAGCTGAGTAACGCCACCGCCCCAGCTCTGCTGGAGGGTCAGGTGATGCCCGCCCTGGAGACAGAGATTGAGTCGGTCAGGAGGAGGGTGGAAGGAAACCTGGACTGCATCCAGAGGAAACTCACAGACCTGGAGCTCCTCTGCACCTCCTCCTGCTCCCACGCCACTCCCCCTGGAGGAGGCGCACGGACAGGCCTAGTGGAGGAGTGTGAGGCGGTGGAGAAGAAGGTGTCAGGCCGTCTGGACTCCCATGCTGACCAGCTGGACCGACTCAATACCACCCTGCAGACCCTACTGAACCGCATTGCCCAGGAGGACGAGGAAGGCTCTGTCCAGGGAGAGATCACCCTCCTCAAGATCAACGTCAACTCAGTCAACCGCACCCTGAAGGGCCTGAGGGACTCTGTTAGCCTGTTCACTAAGGAAGTGGGCCATGCTAACGCCACGTGGACACACAATGAGAATCAGCTAGCCACCCAGGTCCAGGGTATCACCCAGCTGGTGGGGCACCAGGCCTACCTCCTGGGGGCCGGGGAGCACCGGCTAGCCCAGCTGAAGGGGGAGCTGGTGAGCCTGAGGAGGAGACTGGCTGGAGAGCTGCAGGGCTGCCGGAGTACGGCCCTGGGGGTGCAGAGGGAGGTAAAGGAGGTGGATAGTCGAGTGGCCCAGGTGGAGGGACAGTGGGGTAGCCTGGGGGAGCTGGCGGACAACCTGGAGAGGATCAGGACAGAGCTGGAGAGACACTCAGACTCACACCTGTCACAGGTCAAAGGAACGATGGCCAGTCACTCTACACAGCTGGCCGAACTGAAGGGAGAAATGAAAGACTGTGTCGGAAAGGGCTCAGCCAATCAGAGGGGAGACCAGTAA